A stretch of the bacterium genome encodes the following:
- a CDS encoding class I SAM-dependent methyltransferase produces MEKHEYAVMFRLEEDYWWYRGLRDIVFRCLDRFISRYEQRHISTARILDAGAGTGKLLAECREYHARGYHACGLEFSEHALPFLKARGLGSIVQASICRMPFHNRAFDAVTSLDVLYHAGVNSDREALVEIHRILKPGGLLILNLPAFEFLRSPHDLAVHTRRRYRAGDLRQKLQEHGFSIQVLTYRNALLFPAAVAARIIRRTLSPDGRSERSGQGRCRIASDLRPLPSWLNRLLYGILTFENALLFRGLTFPFGLSVFCVAEKK; encoded by the coding sequence GTGGAAAAGCATGAATATGCAGTCATGTTCAGGCTGGAGGAGGATTACTGGTGGTACCGGGGGTTGCGGGATATCGTTTTTCGCTGCCTGGACCGGTTTATCAGCCGGTATGAACAGCGGCACATATCAACGGCGAGAATTTTAGATGCCGGGGCCGGTACCGGAAAGCTGCTTGCAGAGTGCAGGGAATATCATGCCAGAGGATACCACGCCTGTGGGCTTGAATTTTCCGAACATGCCCTGCCATTCCTGAAGGCGCGCGGTCTTGGCAGCATTGTTCAGGCTTCGATCTGCCGGATGCCTTTTCATAACCGGGCATTTGATGCAGTTACCTCCCTGGATGTTCTGTATCATGCCGGAGTGAACAGCGACCGGGAAGCCCTGGTCGAAATCCACCGGATCCTGAAGCCAGGCGGTCTTCTGATCCTCAACCTGCCGGCTTTCGAATTTTTACGAAGCCCGCACGATCTGGCTGTTCACACCAGGCGAAGGTACCGGGCCGGGGACCTGCGGCAGAAGCTGCAAGAGCATGGGTTTTCCATCCAGGTGCTGACGTACCGAAATGCCCTGCTCTTTCCGGCAGCAGTTGCTGCACGAATTATCAGAAGGACGCTCTCACCGGACGGGAGGTCGGAGAGAAGCGGGCAGGGACGATGCAGGATTGCATCAGACCTTCGGCCTCTGCCGTCATGGCTTAACAGGCTGCTGTATGGTATTCTGACCTTCGAGAATGCGCTGCTGTTTCGCGGCCTGACCTTTCCCTTTGGATTGTCAGTATTTTGTGTGGCTGAAAAGAAGTAA
- a CDS encoding DegT/DnrJ/EryC1/StrS family aminotransferase produces MRIPFFELNQQYLSIQEEIDQAVARVLKSGWYILGKELEAFETEFAAYCQAGSCVGVASGTDAIRLALTACGVGAGDEVITVPNTAVPTVVAIVLAGARPVLIDIDPETFTMDPEKLKAYLEAQTPPLKAKAVIPVHLYGQAADMGPILETARLYGLRVIEDACQAHGAEYCGARVGTLGDAGCFSFYPTKNLGGYGDGGMVAVNDDRLAVQLRMLRNYGEEKKYYNTVHGCNSRLDELQAAILRVKLRHLDAWNNRRRSLAGLYRTLLSDTGLTLPVEAPCARHVYHLYVVRSPERERLRQRLADNGIFTSIHYPLPVHYQKAYQWLGYTRGDFPVSERFSSEILSLPLYPELTDEHIEYICRIIRETGGKEC; encoded by the coding sequence ATGCGAATTCCATTTTTCGAGCTGAATCAGCAGTATCTCAGCATTCAGGAAGAGATTGACCAGGCTGTGGCCAGGGTATTGAAAAGCGGCTGGTACATTCTGGGCAAAGAACTGGAGGCTTTTGAAACCGAATTTGCCGCTTACTGTCAGGCAGGCTCCTGCGTGGGCGTCGCCTCCGGGACCGATGCCATCAGGCTTGCCCTCACGGCCTGCGGAGTGGGAGCAGGGGACGAGGTCATCACTGTCCCCAACACCGCTGTCCCGACAGTTGTGGCCATTGTGCTGGCTGGAGCACGGCCTGTTCTGATCGATATCGATCCTGAAACCTTCACCATGGATCCCGAGAAGCTCAAAGCCTATCTGGAGGCGCAAACCCCGCCCCTGAAGGCCAAAGCGGTTATCCCGGTGCATTTATACGGCCAGGCCGCTGATATGGGGCCGATCCTTGAAACAGCCAGACTGTACGGACTGCGGGTGATCGAGGATGCCTGCCAGGCCCACGGAGCAGAATACTGCGGAGCCAGGGTGGGGACTCTTGGCGATGCGGGCTGCTTCAGCTTCTATCCGACCAAGAACCTTGGCGGATACGGAGATGGCGGGATGGTGGCGGTCAATGACGACCGGCTGGCCGTACAACTGCGGATGCTGCGAAACTATGGAGAAGAAAAAAAATATTACAACACCGTTCATGGCTGCAACAGCAGACTCGATGAATTACAGGCAGCGATCCTGCGGGTGAAGCTGCGCCACCTCGATGCATGGAACAACCGAAGGAGAAGCCTGGCCGGGCTCTATCGCACGCTCCTTTCTGATACCGGCTTGACCCTGCCTGTAGAGGCACCCTGCGCCAGGCATGTTTACCATCTGTACGTCGTCCGCTCACCGGAGCGGGAGAGGCTGCGGCAGCGGTTGGCGGATAACGGCATCTTCACCAGTATCCATTACCCCCTTCCGGTCCACTACCAGAAAGCATACCAGTGGTTAGGCTACACCCGGGGCGACTTTCCCGTATCCGAGCGGTTTTCATCAGAGATTCTTTCCCTGCCCCTGTATCCTGAGCTTACTGATGAGCACATCGAGTACATCTGCCGGATTATCCGGGAAACTGGCGGGAAGGAATGCTAG
- a CDS encoding NAD-dependent epimerase/dehydratase family protein, translating into MDNVINMQDKLGCFGGKDILITGGLGFIGSNLAIRLVELGARVTLLDAMIEDHGGNLFNIEPVRDKVLVNFSDVRDENSIRYLVRNRDYIFHLAGQNDHVLSLVNPFPDIDINIKGAAILLEACKRYNPAARLIYTGTRGEYGPAARLPVSEDTPINPKGIYELSSLTAQKLFQIYHNNHSVRSITLRLTNIYGERAQMKHNRFGVANWFIRLAIDNGTIKVFGDGSLMRDFLYIDDTVEAILLCAATEEAYGEVFNVGNDKPSSFLELAKTVIEAAGSGQWEFAPFSPERAAQEPGHFYSDISKIRRIVGWEPRSPLIEGVRRTVEYYRKFKNWYW; encoded by the coding sequence ATGGATAATGTAATAAATATGCAGGACAAGCTGGGCTGCTTTGGCGGCAAGGATATCCTGATTACGGGAGGACTGGGTTTTATCGGCAGTAATCTGGCCATCAGGCTTGTTGAGCTTGGGGCCAGGGTGACACTTCTCGACGCGATGATCGAGGATCACGGCGGGAACCTCTTCAATATCGAACCGGTCAGGGATAAGGTTCTGGTTAACTTCAGCGATGTCAGAGATGAAAACAGCATCAGGTACCTGGTCCGCAACCGGGACTATATCTTTCATCTGGCTGGCCAAAACGATCATGTTCTCAGTCTGGTGAATCCATTCCCCGATATCGATATCAATATCAAGGGAGCGGCAATCCTGCTGGAAGCCTGTAAGCGCTATAACCCTGCGGCCAGGCTTATCTATACGGGAACGCGGGGGGAGTACGGTCCCGCTGCCAGGCTGCCGGTCAGCGAGGATACGCCGATCAATCCGAAAGGCATTTACGAACTGTCAAGCCTGACGGCCCAGAAGCTGTTTCAGATTTACCACAATAACCATTCCGTAAGGTCCATCACCCTGCGCCTGACCAATATTTATGGTGAGCGGGCACAGATGAAGCACAACCGCTTCGGCGTCGCCAACTGGTTCATCCGGCTGGCCATTGATAACGGCACTATCAAGGTCTTTGGTGACGGATCCCTGATGCGGGATTTCCTCTACATCGACGATACGGTTGAAGCCATTCTGCTGTGCGCTGCGACCGAAGAGGCGTACGGCGAGGTATTCAATGTCGGAAATGACAAACCATCGAGCTTTCTGGAACTGGCTAAGACCGTTATCGAGGCAGCCGGGAGCGGCCAATGGGAGTTTGCTCCCTTCAGCCCGGAGCGGGCTGCCCAGGAGCCCGGCCATTTCTATTCGGATATTTCCAAAATCAGACGGATCGTCGGCTGGGAGCCTCGCTCTCCCCTGATCGAAGGTGTCCGAAGGACTGTGGAGTATTACCGGAAATTTAAAAACTGGTATTGGTAG
- a CDS encoding glycosyltransferase family 2 protein gives MLITIVIPVYNGARTIRGLVDKLIATMGAEGLQIVLVNDGSPDNSYSVCHALSEEYSPIVKFIDLAKNFGEHNAVMAGLRYADGDYIVIMDDDFQNPPQEVPLLVDEAVRHRYDIVYTYYRRKEHSWGRNLGSWFNDQVATILLEKPRGLYLSSFKCLSRFVVNEIVKYTGPYPYIDGLALRCTRNIGRVQVQHDKRQDGRSGYTFRKLVRLWLNMFVNFSVMPLRISSILGLMFSCLGVILGIMVIAEKLSNPSTPVGWASLIVTVIAFSGVQLFMLGLVGEYLGRMFLSNNQTPQFVVRGIYQGGAKKNGHG, from the coding sequence ATGCTGATCACCATAGTTATCCCCGTATATAATGGTGCCCGGACAATCAGGGGGCTGGTTGACAAGCTCATCGCCACCATGGGGGCTGAAGGACTGCAGATTGTTCTGGTGAATGACGGAAGCCCGGACAACAGTTATTCCGTGTGCCATGCCCTGAGCGAGGAGTACAGCCCGATCGTGAAATTCATTGACCTGGCAAAAAATTTTGGCGAGCATAACGCTGTCATGGCTGGTCTTCGGTATGCTGATGGGGATTATATCGTCATCATGGACGATGACTTTCAGAATCCTCCGCAGGAAGTGCCCCTTCTGGTCGATGAAGCGGTCAGGCACCGGTATGATATCGTCTACACTTATTACCGCAGGAAGGAGCATTCCTGGGGGCGAAATCTGGGCAGTTGGTTCAACGATCAGGTGGCCACTATCCTGCTGGAAAAACCGAGAGGGCTCTACCTGTCAAGCTTCAAGTGCCTGAGCCGTTTTGTGGTTAATGAGATCGTTAAATATACCGGCCCTTATCCGTACATCGACGGTCTTGCCCTTCGATGCACCCGGAACATCGGACGGGTCCAGGTCCAGCATGATAAACGGCAGGATGGCCGCTCAGGCTACACCTTCCGGAAGCTGGTCCGGTTGTGGCTCAACATGTTTGTGAACTTTTCGGTAATGCCTCTTCGGATCAGCTCCATACTGGGGCTGATGTTCAGTTGCCTGGGCGTTATCCTGGGCATTATGGTTATCGCGGAAAAGCTGTCCAACCCCTCTACCCCGGTTGGATGGGCATCCCTGATTGTCACGGTCATAGCCTTTTCCGGGGTCCAGCTCTTCATGCTCGGCCTTGTAGGTGAATATCTTGGCCGCATGTTCCTGAGCAATAACCAGACCCCTCAGTTTGTGGTCCGCGGGATATACCAGGGAGGGGCAAAGAAGAACGGCCATGGATAA
- a CDS encoding HD domain-containing phosphohydrolase, with the protein MNITNPIQGDTRVKRESRSAPLMLIVDDREEDREVLSGILKTQYDVLLASSGEECLKLIPECHPDIVLLDINMPGGIDGIKTLQEIREQNRNLPVVIITGVGTYERNVETYRLGANDFIAKPYNICQLYERLEKILAEREKSGNEDRTREMQISLEEEFFKREYINMIQALCELIELKNPYTYRHSQKVTKYAVEIAEQMGLSREEVDQVKQSGLIHDIGKIGIVDAILNKPGRLTDEEFAEIKQHPVLGTKVLKHLRLLQPEMAIIEHHHERWDGKGYPDGLKGNKIPRASRILAVADSLDAMLSNRPYRPVQTLEYAISELQRCCGTQFDPEVVEAFLTVLARKPDILEIDKPR; encoded by the coding sequence ATGAACATTACCAATCCCATACAAGGAGATACCAGGGTGAAGAGGGAGAGTCGGAGCGCCCCGCTTATGCTCATCGTCGATGATCGTGAGGAGGATCGGGAAGTACTCAGTGGTATTCTGAAAACTCAATACGATGTACTTCTGGCCTCGAGTGGAGAGGAATGTCTCAAATTAATACCGGAATGTCATCCGGATATTGTGCTGCTGGACATCAACATGCCGGGAGGGATTGATGGTATTAAAACACTTCAGGAAATCCGGGAGCAGAACAGGAATCTGCCGGTAGTCATCATTACCGGCGTAGGTACCTATGAACGGAATGTGGAAACCTACCGGTTAGGTGCTAATGATTTTATTGCCAAGCCATATAATATCTGCCAATTATACGAGCGGCTTGAAAAAATCCTTGCAGAGCGGGAAAAAAGCGGGAACGAAGACCGCACGCGGGAAATGCAGATTTCCCTGGAAGAGGAATTCTTCAAAAGGGAATACATCAACATGATTCAGGCCTTATGTGAATTGATCGAATTGAAGAATCCCTACACCTACCGGCATTCCCAGAAGGTAACGAAGTATGCGGTTGAAATCGCCGAACAAATGGGCCTCTCCCGCGAGGAAGTCGATCAGGTGAAACAGTCGGGCCTGATCCACGACATCGGAAAAATAGGAATAGTCGATGCCATCCTCAACAAACCAGGCCGCCTCACCGATGAGGAATTCGCCGAAATAAAACAACACCCGGTCCTGGGTACCAAGGTGCTCAAGCACCTTCGCCTCCTGCAGCCTGAGATGGCAATTATCGAGCACCATCATGAGCGCTGGGACGGGAAAGGATATCCGGATGGACTGAAAGGAAATAAAATCCCCCGGGCCTCACGGATTCTGGCAGTAGCGGATTCGCTCGATGCCATGCTTTCCAACCGGCCCTACAGACCGGTTCAGACCCTGGAGTATGCTATCTCGGAATTACAGCGCTGCTGCGGAACACAGTTTGATCCTGAAGTAGTGGAAGCCTTTCTGACCGTGTTAGCGAGAAAACCGGACATTCTCGAAATCGATAAGCCTCGCTGA
- a CDS encoding ATP-binding protein, with the protein MTISAIVHGQTFLIFFFSKGGVIITITPTQPPLPQGLPASRGRSGVKVADVKTADIVKGIHQHMDIRNMADFLIEAVHQLLSCPVSLVLKEPKSKKFVLQAQRNLDIAEDRMPDIDGAIVQWFLSTGKNFLTQRDLPASKCRTAKGKELRELENLGARLCLALRADDGDISGLLSVGQKPDGTHYSRGELKALKEIAGQAAFAIDKIRIYTRIIEERIYANWGKMALQVAHDLNSPLNNINVFFQLLDQDSRWREAVRADVADRFFPIAQKEISRAIAIIKDLLVYVRPVRSKTGSVPLHQLLDQVLEICSVPLREKAIDVRRHYHPEEILVAGEPEQLTRVFVNFIQNAIEAMEGEEKKELSLVTEKEYQSVKISVRDTGKGISEKIRDTIFTPFMTSGNKRGLGLGLSIVEHFIALNGGSVEVVAGREKGASFIVRLPLERRESRRQLAASVEVYRIPQTEMLIARDISASGLRLSCQKYISPDQFMKLFVKLPDDSPPIPVLGKVTWTQEIYGRHSLPYDVGLEFIDIGRENQEYIKKWMESARDVDRFLPAHHCGERTEPAFSAVRQSEEQQ; encoded by the coding sequence ATGACGATCAGTGCAATCGTTCATGGACAGACGTTCCTCATTTTCTTTTTCTCGAAAGGAGGGGTGATAATAACCATCACCCCCACCCAGCCTCCCCTGCCACAGGGGCTCCCTGCCTCAAGGGGGAGGAGTGGAGTAAAGGTAGCTGACGTGAAGACAGCAGACATCGTCAAGGGCATTCACCAGCACATGGACATCCGGAACATGGCTGACTTCCTCATCGAAGCGGTTCATCAGCTTCTTTCGTGTCCTGTATCGCTTGTGCTGAAAGAGCCGAAGAGCAAAAAATTTGTACTCCAGGCCCAGAGAAATCTGGATATTGCGGAAGATCGCATGCCGGATATCGATGGGGCAATTGTCCAGTGGTTTCTGTCCACCGGCAAAAATTTCCTGACACAGAGGGATTTGCCCGCTTCGAAATGCCGTACGGCCAAGGGGAAAGAGCTTCGGGAATTGGAAAATCTCGGTGCCCGGCTCTGCCTGGCCTTAAGGGCTGACGATGGCGATATCAGCGGCCTGTTGAGTGTGGGCCAAAAACCGGATGGAACGCATTACTCACGGGGAGAGTTAAAAGCCCTGAAGGAAATAGCCGGTCAGGCAGCCTTTGCCATTGATAAGATCAGGATTTATACCCGGATAATAGAAGAGCGTATCTACGCGAATTGGGGGAAAATGGCACTCCAGGTTGCCCACGATTTAAACAGCCCATTGAATAACATCAATGTATTTTTCCAGCTCCTGGACCAGGACTCCCGGTGGAGGGAGGCAGTAAGAGCGGACGTGGCAGACAGGTTCTTCCCCATTGCCCAGAAAGAGATCAGCCGGGCGATAGCCATTATTAAAGACCTGCTGGTATATGTTCGTCCTGTCAGGTCGAAGACCGGCTCTGTCCCGCTTCATCAGCTTCTGGACCAGGTCCTTGAGATCTGCTCGGTGCCTCTTCGGGAAAAGGCGATCGATGTGCGGCGCCATTATCATCCTGAGGAGATACTCGTCGCGGGTGAGCCTGAACAACTGACCAGGGTGTTTGTAAATTTTATCCAGAATGCCATCGAGGCTATGGAAGGGGAAGAGAAGAAGGAATTGTCTCTTGTCACGGAAAAGGAATACCAGTCAGTGAAAATTTCCGTGCGCGACACCGGCAAGGGCATCTCCGAGAAAATCAGGGATACCATATTCACCCCTTTTATGACTTCCGGAAATAAGAGGGGACTGGGGCTGGGATTGTCGATTGTCGAGCACTTCATTGCCCTGAATGGCGGGAGTGTGGAGGTTGTTGCCGGGCGTGAAAAGGGGGCATCCTTTATAGTGCGGCTGCCGCTGGAGAGAAGAGAATCGCGCCGGCAACTGGCGGCATCGGTTGAAGTTTACCGCATACCCCAAACCGAGATGCTGATAGCCAGGGATATCAGCGCCAGCGGCCTTCGCTTGTCCTGTCAAAAATATATTTCGCCAGATCAATTCATGAAACTGTTTGTGAAATTGCCGGATGATTCCCCTCCGATTCCGGTTTTGGGAAAGGTAACCTGGACTCAGGAAATCTATGGCCGCCACAGCCTGCCGTATGATGTGGGTCTGGAATTTATCGATATTGGTAGAGAGAATCAGGAATATATTAAAAAATGGATGGAATCGGCAAGAGATGTGGACCGTTTCTTGCCCGCACACCATTGTGGTGAAAGAACGGAACCGGCTTTTTCAGCCGTCCGGCAGTCTGAGGAGCAGCAATGA
- a CDS encoding response regulator, which produces MADRRENELNYLEYPILLVDDDHMVLESLQIYLEDNFSLDTADDPEKALEMMQSKEYAVIISDQRMPKLEGCSLLAKAREISPRSIRILITGYTDLEAAIEAINKGEIYRFIPKQVSSEDKEILIKQAVELYHIREERDRLQKENEQMLKKLAAQQKLSAIGHFGLRLNEWLSSLIGGLTRQLGEKNLDKNLTLQLSRLKSLMQRIDEVYRLTDFDIPRLQTQMEFDDLNQVVLLSIDYTRAFIKRGLRPDWQGIKINTTLDATLPRLYMAKGAVQIAIEELLINAKEAIEENRLDKSNFTEEGIIELKSWHETRQGENRVYLTVTDNGCGIDPENLQDIFKPLMSISKYPVDRPGIGLNIVEQVMAFHNGLVHAESTPGQGSKFTLEFSG; this is translated from the coding sequence TTGGCGGATCGGAGAGAAAATGAGCTGAATTACCTGGAATATCCTATCCTGCTGGTCGATGACGATCATATGGTATTGGAGTCCCTGCAGATATATCTTGAGGACAATTTCTCGTTAGATACTGCTGATGATCCGGAAAAGGCTCTTGAGATGATGCAATCCAAAGAGTATGCAGTGATCATCTCCGATCAGCGGATGCCTAAACTGGAAGGTTGTTCTCTGTTAGCCAAAGCACGAGAGATATCTCCACGCAGTATCAGAATACTGATTACCGGATATACGGATCTTGAGGCTGCAATTGAGGCTATCAACAAGGGCGAAATATACCGCTTCATTCCCAAACAGGTGTCGAGTGAAGATAAGGAAATATTAATCAAACAGGCTGTCGAGCTGTACCATATCCGGGAAGAACGGGACCGGCTGCAGAAAGAAAATGAGCAGATGCTCAAAAAGCTTGCTGCCCAGCAAAAGCTGTCCGCTATCGGCCATTTCGGCCTCAGGCTCAATGAGTGGTTATCGTCGCTCATAGGAGGTTTAACCAGACAACTGGGGGAAAAAAATCTCGATAAAAACCTGACCCTCCAGCTCAGCAGGCTCAAATCTCTCATGCAGAGGATTGACGAGGTATACCGGCTTACCGATTTTGATATTCCCAGGCTCCAGACGCAAATGGAATTCGATGATCTTAATCAGGTGGTTCTTCTCTCGATAGATTATACCAGAGCTTTTATCAAAAGAGGGCTTCGCCCGGATTGGCAAGGGATCAAAATCAATACTACCCTGGATGCCACACTTCCCAGACTCTATATGGCCAAGGGAGCCGTACAGATCGCCATTGAGGAACTGCTGATCAATGCCAAGGAGGCTATCGAGGAAAACCGTCTGGATAAGAGCAATTTCACTGAAGAAGGGATTATTGAGCTTAAGAGCTGGCATGAGACCCGTCAGGGAGAAAATCGCGTCTACCTGACAGTCACCGACAATGGCTGCGGGATAGACCCGGAAAACCTGCAGGATATTTTCAAACCCCTTATGAGCATCAGTAAGTATCCGGTTGACCGTCCCGGGATCGGGCTCAACATCGTCGAGCAGGTAATGGCTTTCCATAACGGGCTGGTCCATGCAGAAAGTACACCGGGTCAGGGATCAAAATTTACCCTTGAATTCAGTGGGTGA
- a CDS encoding phosphopantetheine-binding protein: MQDNMSLQGVESSERRRYQRLVRKLPVYFNIYEDKRNNKSHTRFSAQTQDIGLGGVAFDTIIEDITLAKELTEKRTGLNLNIHLIEKNSEIASKANIAWIFNLKGLPIKTKYVLGLNFVDMGKAERDILSTYLNEMISFQREESAKNRQRIKKTLAQIARVNENSFSEDTLIREELGVDSLMAMETLAVIETIYGIEIDESRAFDVVTVADMMDLIEEYLHKNSTY; encoded by the coding sequence ATGCAGGATAATATGTCTCTTCAAGGGGTAGAGTCATCAGAAAGACGCCGTTATCAAAGATTAGTGAGGAAACTTCCTGTCTATTTCAATATATATGAAGATAAGCGGAATAATAAATCTCATACGAGGTTTAGTGCGCAAACCCAGGACATCGGATTAGGGGGGGTTGCCTTTGATACTATTATTGAAGATATAACCTTGGCCAAAGAGTTAACCGAGAAAAGAACAGGATTAAATCTTAATATCCATCTCATTGAAAAAAATAGTGAAATTGCTTCCAAGGCAAACATTGCCTGGATTTTTAACCTCAAGGGATTGCCTATCAAGACCAAATATGTACTAGGCTTGAATTTTGTTGATATGGGTAAGGCTGAAAGGGATATTCTTTCCACTTATCTCAACGAGATGATTTCATTTCAACGTGAAGAGTCAGCCAAGAATCGGCAAAGGATTAAAAAGACCTTGGCTCAAATAGCAAGAGTAAATGAAAATTCGTTTTCAGAAGATACACTTATTCGTGAAGAACTTGGAGTTGATTCTCTCATGGCCATGGAGACCCTTGCCGTTATAGAAACGATATATGGAATAGAGATTGATGAAAGCAGGGCTTTTGATGTAGTAACGGTAGCCGATATGATGGATCTCATTGAGGAGTATTTACATAAGAATAGCACATATTAG
- a CDS encoding SDR family oxidoreductase: protein MERKIFITGGTGFLGWYLVKSLLKDRDVSLVLLSRSQEGRSAQSRMEKLLRDNYNEAEYNKLKDRIEIVEGSITQPNLGMSNEQSQRLAEEITSIFHSAALCDFNVPYEKIEKVNVTGTQNLLNFALMCRSNKSFEAVNHISTIAVSGTYQGTFFEDSLDVGQSFKNTYEQTKFEAEKLIHVYRAKGLNINIFRPSIIVGDSQTGYAVNFRVLYQPIHILSLGIYKQIPAKGSIKYNIVPVDFLADAICLIDNRSHPYNQTFHMTNTHEVTGDFIFQTASEYFKYPDPERIPLDAFDMSTLRGFRKLLLSPYIPYLNHDNILYDNKRAMDILQKNSFQWPKVDKKFLHTLFKFCFDINFITPPNGLMT, encoded by the coding sequence ATGGAAAGAAAGATATTTATCACCGGTGGTACTGGGTTTTTAGGATGGTATCTGGTCAAGAGTCTTTTAAAGGATAGAGATGTAAGCCTTGTCTTATTAAGCAGATCACAAGAAGGTCGCTCTGCTCAGTCCCGAATGGAAAAGTTACTCAGAGATAACTATAATGAAGCAGAATATAATAAATTAAAAGATCGCATTGAAATTGTAGAAGGGAGTATCACCCAGCCAAACTTAGGTATGAGTAATGAACAGTCACAACGGCTGGCAGAGGAAATAACTTCTATTTTCCATAGCGCAGCTCTTTGCGACTTTAATGTGCCATACGAAAAAATAGAAAAAGTAAATGTCACCGGCACCCAAAATTTATTAAATTTCGCTTTAATGTGTCGGAGCAATAAATCGTTTGAAGCCGTCAACCATATAAGTACAATCGCTGTCTCCGGCACTTATCAGGGGACATTTTTTGAAGACTCTTTAGATGTGGGGCAAAGTTTTAAGAATACTTATGAGCAAACCAAGTTTGAAGCGGAAAAATTAATCCACGTATATAGAGCTAAGGGGTTAAATATAAATATTTTCAGGCCCAGTATTATTGTTGGAGATTCTCAAACAGGATATGCGGTCAATTTTAGAGTCCTATACCAGCCTATTCATATTCTTTCTTTAGGAATTTACAAACAAATTCCAGCAAAAGGAAGTATAAAATATAATATTGTACCAGTGGACTTTTTAGCTGATGCTATATGTCTCATTGATAATAGAAGTCATCCTTATAACCAGACTTTTCATATGACAAATACCCATGAAGTAACGGGAGATTTTATTTTTCAAACAGCCAGTGAATATTTTAAGTATCCCGATCCAGAGAGAATACCACTGGATGCATTTGATATGAGCACATTGAGAGGCTTTCGGAAGCTGTTGTTATCACCTTATATCCCTTATCTTAATCATGACAATATCCTCTACGACAACAAACGGGCCATGGATATTCTGCAAAAAAATTCTTTTCAATGGCCCAAGGTAGATAAAAAATTTTTACACACACTCTTTAAATTTTGCTTTGATATTAACTTCATAACCCCTCCAAATGGATTGATGACATGA